CGCCCTATCTAGACCTGAATAATAATCCATGTTATTATTTGCTTATATCACAGGCTATGTCTCAATATATAATAAAGGAGAAAACGAACAATTTTCTGAATATCTTGATATCCTAAAGTATTGCTTGGCAGTATGATGCAGTGTAAAATAATCAGTTTGCAAGGAGTTTTTTAATGCTTTCAGCAGTGGGCATGTTAGACACTAATTGGCCTCATCTCAAGGTAATATATCATAGTCCATCAGTATAATTATAAGTTTAGTAGCATTTGttcctttttccaaattaatGAAAAGATTATAAATTACACATAAATTAATGATAACATTGAGATACCAGAGATGAAAACCTACATGCGCCTGACATTGCGCTAGAAGACACAAATTAAACGCATTAATTTACAACCAAGCCCAAAATTCACATGAACACTTGAataacagaaaataaaataaatttcgcTCAAAAAATAGCAGGAAATCAAACTAAGGGGAAGATAGGTGTTATGATCTGGAACAATTTGAATAATGCTAAGTCATGACATGCAACACAACCAGAAGCATCAAGAATCAAATGAAGAAATTATAAAGGCCTAGAAAACCACAATGAACCAAGAATGTACCAAAATCCTGGATCCCCttcaatttcaaaaaaaataatcctagATCCCCTTGACAATCCCTGGCCAGCCACCCAAAGaatccaaaatataaacaagcGACAGCCTTCGACTATAAAATGTTTGGAGTAAGGTGGAAGACAAGCTAGGTGTCGACTTCCTGGTGCTAAATGATGAATGCAACAACTATAAATGTTTGCCTTTTGGTTGTTGGACAGACTTATGGATCAAGCATACCATGTAACACCTACAGTCTTTGTGACTCTATGTAGCTTATGGGCTGCTCGAAATGATCGACGCCATGCTCAGATGCCAGAGAATCCAACAGGAGTAGCTGTGAGAATTGTGGCACAAATAGAGGAATAAGCGAATGTCCAAGAAAATAAGATGGGCACTGTACCCCGTCTGACAAAGTATTGGGAAAACCAGAAGAGGGGTGGGTGAAAGTGAATGCGGATGAAACTTTCTTAGGAAACGAAAATAGAGGGGCTGCAGCTGTGGTAATGACAGATGATTAGGGAGATTTTATGGTGGCGGCTGCTGCTCGTGTTTACAGAGCAATCGGGGATACGACGTGCGCAAAAATCCTTGCGTGTAAGCGAGTGATTGGGTTGGGCAGCAGAGTTGCAAAGTTGGTAATTGAGATATATTGATTTATTGGAGGTTGTCAAGAttatgaaacaaagggagttCAACAGGTCGGTCCATGGAGTGATGATTCAAAATCTCAAAGCCATTTTGATGCACTTCCAGGATTTGAACCTGCGGTGGGTATGTCGTTTGGCAAACATAGTAGCACACAGACTAGCGAAAGAAGGTGTTTCGAAAAATTGTATCTCGACTTAGGTTtcggtccccctccccctccccgttttatttcttatttattaGTAGATGACTGTAAGAGTCCGAGTGAGTAGTTTTGGTGTGTTACCCTCAAAGAAAACAAACTGGGATAACAATATAGCATGATTGTTTATTTTgtaacaaaataattaaaaaaacattttgaaaacaaaatcaattttcttgaaaaacagaaaacaaaatgaTTCCAAAAACAGAGGTGTAAAAACATAATATTTACACGGTAAAAATTCAAAGTTACAAGGTCATCGTATTTACAGTGTAAATtcagttggaaaaaaaatccattcatAAAGCCAATaggagttatttttttaagtaatgaACAAAAAGTAACTACGCTCTAGCTAATAATCATATTCATATCAATTTGACTTCATTAATATGTTAGATAGATCTTCCACCCGTCGGGCCCAACGGCACAACGGACCTTGACCGCGCCCTGATCGGGGGCGCCCAGCCCATTGGCTAGTGGGCCCCTGTCACCCTGCGCCATATAAAACAGAGGGTGGAGGCCGGGGCGGCACACGACACGAggttcgctgccgccgccaactccaccCACAAACCCTAATCACTAACAATCATATTCATATCCATTTGACTTATGCTCTCTAATCACTATACTGTTACTTGATGGTTCCTCATAAGCCAAAAAAGATGTGCATAAATCTATACATAGGTGCCAGATGAGCCTCTCTCTCGGAGGTATGTGTCTCTCATCATAAAGTCTCTGAGTTTGGAGTGGACTACGGCTCTACGAGCAGCGGGCGAACGGCGAAAGAGAAGAAATCCATACAAACTAACGCTTGCACAAATCTGAAAGGAAAACCAAGGGGCTAAACAAACGAAGAAGATTTGTGGACACAATTATAACAAAATCGATAATAACAAGTGCAGAGATGGTCTCCTATATATTTTCCTGAGCATGTACATTGTCAGGTGGGAACAAGGGTTAACGAACGCAAGCGAATTCCAGATCCccagaaagagaaagagagagagagagagatgaatcagaaagaaagaggatgtggatgctcaccaggatcccctgctctcccctgctctgctcgatggagatcggcggcggCCCTCCCCTGTTGAGCCGCGACTCGTCTTGGCGCtaggagcggaggagacgacgagacgGGAGGATATACTAAATAAGTAGGGGGTTTTCCTTTGGTTTCCTAGTGCGCGCCCACGCGTAGGCGCCAGAGAAATAAGTGGCGCGCACGAAGGAGCCTCTCTCCGACTCCATTTGCTCCTGTGGGTTTGTTTGTGCCTTCAGTCTTTTCTCCTGGATTCTACATATCGTTTGTTGATTTAAACACAGAAATCAAAATCAAGATTTCATATAAGAGTTAAAAGTATTTACAGTTTAAGTTagaagtttttaaattttcaattgaaagttttgaatttaacttgaaatttttaaaatttaagtcgaatatttttcaaatttgattccaaagtttaaaatttggcttgaaaattttcagatttgagttgaaagttttaaactGTGAGTTAAACAATTTTAATTTGgagttaaaagtttcaaattttaggtagagtttttttaaaaaatatatatttgaaagtcttaaatttagtttgaaaagtTTTATAAGGAAAGAAAGCGGAGAAAAGTGGATAGTGCTCATAACACGGCTTAATtattgcaaaagaaaagaaaataacgaAACTAATCACGTAATCTGTacttaaatactccctccatcctagaatataaatatttttagctattAATCTGGATAACTATGTATCTAAATTCATAGccaaaaattgctatattttgagatggaggtagtagatcGCTAACCGCGGGTTTTAGTTCTTTGATTCAAACGCTGAGCCGGACAGCACCGCAGGCTGGCTGGCTTGAAAATTTAACGTTTAATATTATGTCGTTATTTGGATATTTAAATGCATATATACGACTATATCTTGAcattatctcaaaatataaattcTCACACTCACGCTTATATACTAAATAgtgaaaatattaaaaaatatacaaacgTAGACGCTCACAACACGCATGCATACTCACTCATATAAATGCCCACACATCCTGCTCCTATGAGCACATTTGAAAGATAGGCCAACAAATCTTAAATTGATGAAGTCACTATAGGTGTCTCGCTGCCAACGGGTATGACGCTGATCACCGAAGAAATTAGCTAAATGCGAGAACTCATGTCAAATCTAGAACTTTAATCCGGTGGGCTAGTTCCACCACACGAAACGTAACCAATTGAGGTACGCTCACTTCGTACCAAATAGTGAAGTGAAAGTTTGGTTCATATTAGATAGATAAAACACAAAAAAAGATGTAACAGAACATAAAACATGTTCAACAAGATCTAGAagataaatttgttactttgtATCATCGTCAAGTGCAACATATGGACAATTAAACGTAAAACGGTCGACTAAATGCTAAAAGCGAAGTTTTTATGTTCATAAACAATTTTCCCACCGTATTTGTATATGtagtctactttttttttaccaaaatatgTGGTCGACTTAAAGGCTGCTAAGGCCCTTTTTCACGGCACTTTTACTTATGGTTGGAACTTACCCATCTGATTCAACTACTAGACGCATGAGTGCAATTATTCCTTCAGTAACGTACCTATCGACAATAAGATGTCTACGGTGAtcgacttcatcaatctcaaaatatatcggCCCAGTCTTTGAAAGATACTAGGTGATACTCTGCGTTTTGCTGCGGGATTCATGTATGAGTATACGttaaaggaataagtccactttgaatTTGCTGCAGGAttcatgtataaatatatgttaaaggaataagtccactttgactcccttaaaaatgacccgaatctaatccatggccctaaaccgtaaaaccggatatctcgacccccgaactattgaaatcggtgcaatttgactcccttggtggttttggagggtggtttcgctgacgtggcgctgacgtgacGATGTTGACCTAGTATGTggggttgacgtggcgcttagctggcatttgaattaaaaacatatacatgggacccgtttgtcattcacacacattaaaaaaattgtggggcccactgacatgtggaccccacatgtcatcctctctctttcttcttcctctcttatctctttctttctctttctgttCTCTCTCCTACGGCCGGCCGCGGGGAGCACGGGCTGGAGCTAACAAACTGCACGTCGGAGCTAAGAACCGATTCGATCGTCGGATTCCGCCGGATCTAACGAACTGCACGTCGCTACAGTTCTTGGACATGAGCACCAACACATTAGGCGGCAACATGCAGGAGATTCTTGGCAAGTTCGTGGCGTTGAAATACCTCGTGTTGCATCACAACGACTACACCCGCAGCATCGTCTCCTCCAACGTGCTCCGGCTGCCGCTGCTCGCAAGGCTCGACCTCAGCTTCAACCagttctccggcgagctccctcTCGAGGTGGTCGACATGAAGAGCCTCAAGTATGTGATGCTCCTGGCGAATAACTTCTCCGGTGGGATTCCGGCGACCTACCCGCCGTTCAACTTTGTGTACACGGTGATGATGCGGGAGAATTGCCGCAGCATATGGGTTCGCCTTCTCAAGGGCTACGGAATCATCCCGATTTGCACCAActcctcgtcgccggtgagGTCCAACACGATCTCCGGCTACGTGCAGCTCTCCGGCAACAAGCTTTCCGGTGAGATACCTTCTCAGATCGGCGCAATGCGGAACCTCAGCTTGCTCCACCTCGACAACAACCAGCTCACGGGTCACCTGCCGCCGGAGATCAGCCAGTTGCCGCTCGTCGTGCTAAACGTCTCGAGCAACATCATCTCCGGCAGGATCATCACGGGCATGGTCATGTTCATCATGGCCAACCTGCGGGTGAGGTTTCCGGTGGACCAGGACCCGAACCCCGAGTCGCTCTCCTGCGAGAACCccaagtgcggcggcggcggcaagtgcGGCGCGTTCCATATGTCGGCTACGTCGTCACCGCCGTCCGGATGCTCGTCATCGTGCGTGACCGGGTGctcgcgcctcctcccgcctcgGACACGCTACTCCACCGCCGCAGGGGGCAGCATCCACGCCGGCCGCACACTCCAGCGCCTGCACGCCagccctcccgcccgccgccgcggccgctgctCCGGCTTTCGTCGCTGCCCCTGCCCGTTGATTGCTCCACGAGAGAGAAGGtgaagagaagagggggagagagagaggtaagggagagagagggaggaggtagaagaagatagagaggatgacaggtgggccccacatattagTGGggccacaatttttttaatcatatatgggtcccacatatatttttttaattctaatgccacgtaagcgctacgTGGGATGAAAACTAGGTCAAcattgccacgtcagcgccacatcagcaaaaccgccatccaaaaccgccgagggagtcaaattgcactggtttcaatagttcggggtgtcgtcctatccggttttacggttgagggttatggattagattcgagtcacttttaagggagttaaagtggacttattcctatgttaaatattgtcgaaatgatgaatgttgaaatgttgagaaaataatatgaggaagatgattCGACATATACTTGTCaatctctataatataatattatagatGATGCGTTATGCTTGTATGGGATTTAAAataggctagaatagtaattgctagtgagtgaagatgtggcatgtttgcatgggtttttaaatgggctagaatattaattgctagtgggtgatgacatggcatgcttgcatgttgagctttagcttctaataattgttattgggtaccaactatatagaaagtatagattcgTAAAAATATGGTTTGCGGTGTACATTTATAGGTGTATATATGCGCATGTTTGAGCGCCTACATCATATATACCTATACAAATCATTCTCACTATTAGAATTCTCTGCTTCCTGGTGCTTCCACGTCACCCCTTTTTGTTTCCACCGTTGGATCCGCATCGAGCGCTTCCTCCCGCatcgctcctctcctctcctctaccgCGTCTCGCTGCTTCGCCGGCCCcacgctcccctcccctcctctcctctgcctCTCCCGCATCGCGCTGCTTCGCAGGCCCCATGCGCATGGACTCCCCTCTCTAGCATCtcgcgccgccccccccccccccaccgcaTCCACGCCGTTCCCCATCCCTCGCGCACTCTGCCACCAGTCGCCGCTTCTCCAGGTGGGTCCTTCCAGCCTGTTCGCATCCTCGGTGTGGAAACCGTCATCTTTTGTAACCGGCGATTAGCATCATTAGGGTCTCCTTCCAATCTTCTTTATGTATGGCGATACGCATGATAGGGTTTGGTACTAATCCTGTACTACGATGTGTGAAAACAAGTGATCTTCAGCTTCTCCTCCAGATCCTGACAAGAACATCCGTGGATCGATCTGCTCGGCCAACAAGcagcttctcctcccctccataGAAGCATGTCTCTGGACTGATCCTCCATACAAGCACACCCCTAGATTGATCTGTCGGGCCAACAAGGAGGTTGTTCCGCTGCTTGCCGATCTCAGTTGTTAAGTGCAGGCTATTTCCCTCATCCAGCAGTAGGCATTCCAATTTCTTCACTATTCAATTATCAATTTCCAACCAATTTCAGTATCCTAGATCTGTCTGCTCCTTTTCCCCTTTACGTCAGTTTGAATTAGCATACTATAATCACTCCCTTCAATATCTTcacagattaattaattactttgaTTTTGCCATGGGTTTAATTGTTATTGGATTGTACTACTATTGGGGGAAATTTCTTTGATGGTAATTCATAACACTAGAATCCTTTTTTATTGCTAATTATACAATTTCTATATTACGCTCCTTTGTTTTTCCCCTTTTTAATTCATTTTGTAATCATTCAGGTCACCTTTGCATCTGTCAAACaactttatatttttatgttaGTTTTTGTATTCGATAATGTAGCGCTGGAAACTCTTTTTATCCGCAGCTCATTTGTAAACATGCATGATCTATCTCGATGACATGAAAATGACTGCAGATTATTCCCAATTTATCAAATGGTTGGTGATCCTTTAGTCAGCTGTGTGATTCAGTGAAGTAATGattgggatggatttttttttatcatatgcaACACGGTGTTCTCATATAGATGTTACTTTATGATCCTTCAGACTTTGCTAATTCTTTATATAACGATCAATAATGGAAAGTTACAGTTTTTTAGGTCACTGTCTCCTTTGATTTTCATTACCAATATTATCTGACCTGGGTTCACAATTTCAGTAATAATAGTATGATCTCAAAATTCTTGAATTAATTACTGTTTATTTACcttaagtttatatatattgatTCATCTATTAtgtttattgaccaatattcctgtttgtttttttagaaatgatGGTGTTCTTGAGACTTCCATCTGTgatacacatatataatagGGAAGTATCGAGTATTTTCAACATTGTTCTTCTTGCCCAATAGATTTGGAACCTAAACTTTGATCAATAATAATATGTGTTCTGTCTGGGAATAGTTAATCCTACAACAGTCCAGaaaatcataatatatatactatacaaCCATTCAATTGTTGCCTCTGCGAGGAGTAACAAGCTTGCTCTATACCATTAGCCTTATCCTATTAGTCAAGCATGCTTAATTTTGCCTCTGTTTCTGTCATGCACTTCAGTCATGCTTAATTGTGCTTCTATTTTCTGTCAGGCACTGTCGTGGTTGTTTTACATGAGGAAGTCTCAATGCACTCAGAAGTGCAACACTGCCATAAGTTTATTTCCTTGCAAAAGTTACTAAAATATCCAGAATTTCAGAATGTAGTCTGTATTGCCTTGGTTTCCCTTCTCTTAGTTCTTTTGTTTATCTCAAAGTGAACATGGATCTTTCAAATTCTGTTTCAACACAAATATTCCGCAGTAACGCgcggggtatcatctagtttCTACTATGTttcaaaaaaactatatatttcaTTGACAACGAAATTACTTTTGAAAAGGCCACTGCACATTTGTACCTGGTTggcaaataaaaattttttatgagttttcctttttttttttagaaaagagattttaagtttCTCAAGATAAAATTAATTTCGGTAAATGGAATCCTCAAGAATTCAGATAACCCCAGCTATCGATAAAATtaggggcaattgcaaatttaccactactttaaatcgttattgcaagactgccactagaaaattgcaaaaatgccaCTAGAATTGTCATTCGAGTGATatccttgcaatattgaaaaaaacagtggtaatttgcaaatgcccctaaAATTAACACCATCTCACTATCTGTGTTTCCTTTATTAATGTCATGCAAGCATGTCATAAACATTCGTAGATTAAatgatcaatatatatatataatattggGTTTGTTTTCTTTGATGGTACCACCGAAGAGTAACATACAAATATAAAACGCAAAGCATAAAAAGGGGATCAGTTCTACAGTTGACCTTAGCTTGAGTACGTGCAACAAATTAATAGTGTATACATCTGGATATTCACCAAATTATAAAATGTTGACAGCCTTCCACCATCTGTTAGCAATGAACATGCTGGCCTTATTTCCCAAATATATATCATGCCGTATCTCCTTTTCTGTTGGATTTGGTCTTCTTTTGCACAAATATATAGATTGGAGAAGATTTTATTCCCATAATGTTTGACAACCTTTTTCATGTTTACTGTGGGAGTGTTTGCTTGCCATAATCTCGTTCCAATGCATGGTGCATctctttttttaagacaaaaaaaaaaatgaagggtgCATTATAAAGCAGGGGACAGAAGAACAGTGATTCCTTCCAAAGCATTGTACTCGACTACTCGTGTACGTGCAATCCACTTCAATAAGAAAAATGAAATCAAAAGAAAAGGACGAAACAGGTAACTTTGTTGCATCCAGTTACTTCACAATTTGCAAACGGAGAAGGAAAACAATTAACAAAACAACTCAGTACAGCCTAAACAACCATCTTCCCAAAGAATGATAGAAAGCACATTCTTAGATTCGGACATAAGAGCACTTTAATTTGTGTCTCTTTGATTCAGACTCAACCATTACATACACCACACTTAACATTTTTCTGCTAAGTGCGCACACGTAGAAGCTAGGTTCAAACCTTAAaacataatttaaaaaaaaagatatttcttTACAAAGAAATTAAATGGAATTTTCTTATCTAGAAAGAGTCCAATATTCTAAACCTATAAATACCAGTCATTTGATAGCCCTAAATTAACTTTTTGGTTTTACGAATTATAAAAAGGGTAAAAGTCTGAAGGTATGTTCTAAAAAGATATTGCAATACCACGTTACTATTCAGTCATGTGTTCTCTTCATCCTTTTTCATTATTTTGTTGAAAGGAACAAAAACTAGGGAAAATACACTCCATGTTGGTGCAGCAACACAAGTGGCAGGAGATAGTGTTGCTTTGGACAAGGAGGAGCCTGGAGAATACATGCACCTAGCTTCATTCAGCTTTTGACGGTAACACATGCAGTTAAATAGCTATGGAAATGTATAAAAAACTACCAATGATTATTCTTTTACTTTGCATGTGCTGATAAAAGATGATCTTTTAGCCAACGATGCATTTTAGTAATGAAGTCATGTTCTGGAGAATAACCCGAGTTTGGATGCAATTATGTGATAGTACAAGTATGATGGAGCtgggggcaaaaaaaaatcaggagaACTTTTGTGTCTATGGTTAATTTTGTTTTGGCTAGATCCTGGTGAAAGCACTCCTGTTTTGGGGCAATCCTGTCGAAGTCTTACTCTTAAATTGGCAGCACTCAATGATGTATATGTCTAGCTTTCTTTTGCTATGTTGAAAGCAAAACTTGGGGGACAAAATATATTCAGGCTTTAGATGTCCAATGCAGCAACAAGGATCACATTTTAATGTTGAGTGTTCACTGTCCAAGCCTGTCAACTTTCTGCCATTGCAATCTGAAACTCTTAATCTTATTTTGTCTTAAAATGACTCAATTAACTTGTTCACGTTCTCAAATGTTCATAGAAATCAGAGTATCAAATTTTGGCAGTATTTTTATCACATTCAGTATTGAATCAGAGTCCCAATTCACATCAATTTTCGGTCTCATTTCATATCTGTACAATTCCAATCCCAATTTCTCAAACAGGTGTTGTCGCCCTCATTCAGAAAGCTATGATTGTGGTGGTGGTCGCCTCCCTCCCTTGGCAGCAACAGTCGCGCCTTTCTCCCATGCTAGTGCGGCTTCTTACTGGCATTCCTCCGACGTGGGTGGTGGTACCGCTGCCGTGGAAGCCGTTGTTGTTGAGGACGCCACCGCCGTGGAAGCTCTCGCGCGGGGGAGagggatggagaggagggcAGCGTCAGAGGAGTCTTCGACTCCTCGGTGGTCTGCTCCTCCCACGCCCACGCCAGggattgctcttttttttttttggcaagggCGGATTGACGAGCAGCGTGCTAGCCGCTATGTGGTTTACCTCAACTGCTGACACATGATCGATTTACCTCTTTGTAGAATTGTAGGTGGTTTTGACGGTAGTTTCGTCCTATGTGGTGTCTAAGTGGCACTTTGACTCGGTCTTCCACGTGATGTGGAGCATAGATGGCATTTTCCCAAtcggaaagaaaataaaaataggcAGGGCCCACATGTAAATCCCTCGAGGAAAAAGTAAAAACACAATGGGCCCGCATACAATCCTCTCATCCTTCCACCTCTTACCCGGCCGGCGAGATGAGACCGGAAAGGCCGCGGCAATAAGATAGAGCCGGAGGAGGGCGAGCAAAGTGTCGACGGTCCAATCTCCTCTGCATGCTCGAGCCGTGCCGTGTCCAcgttgcctctcccaagctcgAGCATAGGAAGGGGGATATGGGCGGAGAGGAACGTGGCAGGATCAAGTCGGTAGCCGTGAGGCGAGGCGGAGAGGAACGTGGCGGGACACTGGCGGTGGCGAGGGCCGAGGGAAGGAGAAGCTCAAGCGTCAAGGGGAAGGAGCAAGCGCGGTGAGGTGAGGCGGAGAGGAAGGACGCTCCACCGAGGCACCGAGCTCGACGACGTCCCCAACCACTCGGCGTACCTGCCCCCATGGATATGGGCGAACCAGGGGTCGCTCGAGGAGGCCATTGGAGGAAATCAACAAGGGCACTGACCGCCGGTCAACTCCCTTCTCTCCACTCATACCGTACTCCTCACGCAGTTTTGGCCTTGTGTCGCGGTCGACCACATCCACCACCACGGCGTCACCTACTTTGTCACCGTCGTAGAGGGCTCGCCCGCACGACCAAATTTAGTGGCCTGCTTTGgcagggagaggggaggggaggcgactGCTCTGAGGCTGAGCAAGACTGACTCGAGCaacgacagcagcagcagcactacCACCACCTCGACATCCACCGCCGGCGCAGCTCCCCCTATGTCGTCATCTCCTCAAACGACGGCACTAGTGGTGCTTGCTCCAACTCCTTTAATAGCTGCTACATCACGTCGCAgccgcagccaccgccggcAGCATACTCCCTCTTCCTTAGTCCCCTCCGTGGACCGCGACGGTCACCAACTTCCAATCCTTCTTCTTGACCTTAACAGCCAAGGTGGCCAGCGACCTCGGGGAGGGGTACCGCGCAACAAGCTTGTCCATCAAATTCCTGGTGTCCaagtggcgacggcggtgccaTCCCTGCATACGATGCCACGAGCACGCAAACAGAGGTGACGACAATGACGGAGAATGAGAAGCAGCACATGATGGCACACTTGTGTCCCTCCCGCCACCTCCCTACACCACAGCTGATGCCACAGCACCCGCTGCCTCTTCCGCTGGTGGCCACCCCAGCAGCTCCGTGTGATGCGAATGAACGAAGGAGCGACGCCCGACGTCCCTCAGACGTTGCACGCGTAACGTCAGACGATCCGCTTCCAAATATCATATGCATCACATGTCTATATCCTCCATTCTAAAAAGAATTAACTTCTAGAGTTGAATTGGATAGGCATCAGTCCACGTCTCAACTCACCCCTTGTTTTTcacgcgcatgcttttcaaactactaacgatgtattttttaggttgctttagaaaaatcatattaatctattttttaaa
The sequence above is drawn from the Oryza glaberrima chromosome 10, OglaRS2, whole genome shotgun sequence genome and encodes:
- the LOC127752603 gene encoding probable LRR receptor-like serine/threonine-protein kinase At1g74360 produces the protein MSTNTLGGNMQEILGKFVALKYLVLHHNDYTRSIVSSNVLRLPLLARLDLSFNQFSGELPLEVVDMKSLKYVMLLANNFSGGIPATYPPFNFVYTVMMRENCRSIWVRLLKGYGIIPICTNSSSPVRSNTISGYVQLSGNKLSGEIPSQIGAMRNLSLLHLDNNQLTGHLPPEISQLPLVVLNVSSNIISGRIITGMVMFIMANLRVRFPVDQDPNPESLSCENPKCGGGGKCGAFHMSATSSPPSGCSSSCVTGCSRLLPPRTRYSTAAGGSIHAGRTLQRLHASPPARRRGRCSGFRRCPCPLIAPRERR